The stretch of DNA GCAGCAGCATTCCGTTTGGATTTGTGACTCGGAAGGCAAACTGATCCGACGTGTCGGGCGGGAGGGAGCCGGTCCCGGCGAGTTGCAGCATCCCACCGGAACCGCTGTATTTGAAGACAAGATTATCGTGCTGGATACCGGAAACGGCCGGGTAATGATATTCAAGAAGGATGGTACACATTTAAACGACTTCAGATTGGACTTCCTCCCAATGACATCAGGGATCCTGGTGAGCAAGGATGGCCGGATCGCGGTCAATTCTCTCTGGGAGCCAACACTCTTCACGGTTTACGATATGGATGGCGGCATCATTGGCAGCCGAGGTGAAAGAGTGCCGGACCAGGCGGTTGGTTATACCATTGGTGATCAGCATTTCAGCCAGACACCGGACGGCCATATTCTGTACTCCACGGTCAAGGAATATCCCGTTTACAGAATGCAGTGGGACGGAACTGTTATAGCAACTTACGAAGCCGATTCCCCGGGTTACGGCAAGCTCACCTATCCGCCCGGTGCCATGTTTATAAACCACAAGGAGATCATGAAAATCTG from Gemmatimonadota bacterium encodes:
- a CDS encoding 6-bladed beta-propeller yields the protein MKMLISVVSTIVFTAASGTADAQPFAFEKVSAIPLQLGDEFVGLISDLIQDTDGRYYLTDWQQHSVWICDSEGKLIRRVGREGAGPGELQHPTGTAVFEDKIIVLDTGNGRVMIFKKDGTHLNDFRLDFLPMTSGILVSKDGRIAVNSLWEPTLFTVYDMDGGIIGSRGERVPDQAVGYTIGDQHFSQTPDGHILYSTVKEYPVYRMQWDGTVIATYEADSPGYGKLTYPPGAMFINHKEIMKIWTPILRALVVSDHVLTQRKKENVESDGTIDYFGDLFTMAGEPVQLAIELPMQFYAADGNLLS